A single window of Raphanus sativus cultivar WK10039 unplaced genomic scaffold, ASM80110v3 Scaffold2159, whole genome shotgun sequence DNA harbors:
- the LOC108843962 gene encoding 1-aminocyclopropane-1-carboxylate oxidase homolog 2 (The sequence of the model RefSeq protein was modified relative to this genomic sequence to represent the inferred CDS: added 28 bases not found in genome assembly) codes for METIVAKIKPYPTETTKIASFDRVSELKAFDETKTGVKGLFDAGVTQLPRIFHESPSNLANPKPLSSDLLHLTTIPTIDLGGRVFGDKAKRKNTVDGVREAAEKWGFFQVINHGVSLDLLDRMKDGVRRFNEQAPEVKKQYYSRDFSREFVYTSNFDLYTSSAASWRDTFSCYMAPNPPKPQDLPAICRDVMLEYSKQTVSLGEFLFELLSEALGLKPNHLKDIDCSKGLRMLCHYYPPCPEPDLTLGASKHSDSSFITVLLPDQIEGLQVLREGFWFDVPPAPGALIINVGDLLQLITNDKFISSEHRVLANRATGARVSVACFFTTGIRPNPRIYGPIRELVSEDNPPKYRDITVKDFAAYRGAKGLDGTSDLLHFKI; via the exons cttatccaacagaGACGACCAAGATTGCTTCATTCGATCGTGTCAGTGAGCTTAAAGCTTTCGACGAGACGAAGACAGGCGTGAAAGGACTCTTCGACGCCGGAGTAACACAGCTTCCACGCATCTTCCACGAATCACCTTCCAACTTAGCAAACCCCAAGCCGCTTTCCTCTGACTTGCTACATCTCACGACCATCCCAACGATCGATCTCGGAGGACGAGTCTTCGGGGACAAGGCTAAGCGCAAGAATACTGTTGATGGGGTCAGGGAAGCAGCAGAGAAGTGGGGTTTCTTCCAGGTTATCAACCATGGCGTTTCACTCGATCTTCTGGATAGGATGAAAGATGGAGTTCGACGGTTTAACGAGCAAGCCCCTGAAGTGAAGAAACAATACTACAGCAGAGATTTTAGTAGAGAGTTTGTGTATACAAGTaactttgatctctacacttcATCGGCTGCAAGTTGGAGAGACACTTTCTCTTGTTACATGGCTCCAAATCCTCCAAAACCACAAGATCTGCCAGCGATCTGTAG GGATGTTATGTTGGAATACTCAAAACAAACTGTCAGTTTGGGGGAGTTTCTGTTCGAGCTTTTATCAGAAGCTCTAGGGCTGAAGCCTAATCACCTCAAAGACATTGATTGCTCCAAGGGCTTGCGCATGCTTTGCCATTACTACCCACCATGTCCAGAGCCTGACCTGACTTTAGGCGCAAGCAAACACAGCGACAGCTCTTTTATTACCGTCCTCCTTCCGGATCAGATAGAAGGGCTTCAAGTTCTCCGTGAAGGGTTCTGGTTCGATGTTCCTCCTGCTCCCGGTGCACTGATCATCAACGTTGGAGACCTTCTCCAG CTTATAACAAATGACAAATTCATCAGTTCAGAGCACAGAGTCTTGGCAAACAGAGCGACAGGAGCTCGAGTCTCCGTAGCCTGTTTCTTCACAACCGGCATTAGACCGAATCCTAGAATTTACGGACCCATTAGAGAGCTTGTGTCTGAAGATAACCCTCCAAAGTACAGAGACATCACCGTTAAGGATTTCGCTGCTTACCGCGGTGCCAAAGGACTTGATGGAACCTCAGATTTGCTCCACTTTAAAATATGA